In Halarcobacter bivalviorum, a genomic segment contains:
- a CDS encoding molybdopterin molybdotransferase MoeA: MALSVNNALKTIIELNIEPNFEIIPIEESTNRICAETIYAKLPLPRFNNSAMDGYALKFEDIDKEIKVIDTVFAGDNKDINLEEANCVKIMTGAVVPQDATLVVPKENCIEISNEKIKIEDKELKKFSHIRFVGEDVNSGEEILSKGDEINFANITLLSSQGISYIKVYKKPKVIVFASGEELKLHYEKIEDHQIYNSNTPTLLTRCKELNCDVTFIGQARDSVESLESLIKNSLDADLIITSGGVSVGDADFTNEAFLNLGFEEIFKGIKIKPGKPTIFGKINNTYILNLPGNPLASALIFEFFGKVLIQKLLGSNLLYPNCINAKLGVDLKNKKGRITIIPGWFDGEFFFPEDKRLPGMVATLSRSNCIIVLDENVALLKKDSNVKLLPINWKFFRKDYKDYLTYE, translated from the coding sequence ATGGCATTAAGTGTAAATAATGCATTAAAAACTATCATAGAATTAAATATTGAACCTAATTTTGAAATAATTCCAATTGAAGAGTCTACAAATAGAATTTGCGCAGAGACAATCTATGCAAAACTTCCCTTACCAAGATTTAACAATTCTGCAATGGATGGATATGCTTTAAAATTTGAAGATATAGATAAAGAGATTAAAGTTATAGATACAGTATTTGCTGGAGATAATAAAGATATAAACTTAGAAGAAGCAAACTGTGTAAAAATCATGACAGGTGCTGTTGTACCCCAAGATGCAACTTTAGTTGTTCCAAAAGAAAACTGTATTGAAATAAGTAATGAAAAAATAAAAATAGAAGATAAAGAGTTAAAAAAATTTTCTCATATTAGATTTGTAGGAGAAGATGTAAATAGTGGAGAGGAAATACTTAGCAAAGGAGATGAAATAAACTTTGCAAATATTACTCTACTTAGTTCTCAGGGTATCTCATATATAAAAGTTTATAAAAAACCTAAAGTTATTGTTTTTGCAAGTGGAGAAGAGCTAAAACTTCATTATGAAAAAATTGAAGATCACCAAATTTATAACTCAAATACTCCTACTCTTCTTACAAGATGTAAAGAACTAAATTGTGATGTAACTTTTATAGGTCAAGCAAGAGATAGTGTTGAATCTTTAGAGAGTTTAATAAAAAACTCACTTGATGCTGATTTAATTATCACTTCAGGAGGAGTATCTGTTGGGGATGCTGATTTTACAAATGAAGCTTTTTTAAATTTAGGTTTTGAAGAGATTTTTAAAGGAATTAAGATAAAACCAGGTAAACCAACAATATTTGGAAAAATCAATAATACCTATATTTTAAATTTACCAGGTAATCCTCTTGCTTCAGCTTTAATTTTTGAATTTTTTGGAAAAGTTCTAATTCAAAAACTATTAGGTTCAAATCTACTTTATCCTAATTGCATAAATGCAAAGTTAGGTGTAGATTTAAAAAATAAAAAAGGAAGAATTACTATAATTCCAGGTTGGTTTGATGGAGAGTTTTTCTTTCCAGAAGATAAACGTCTACCAGGAATGGTTGCAACATTAAGTAGAAGTAATTGTATTATAGTATTAGATGAGAATGTTGCTCTATTAAAAAAAGACTCAAATGTAAAACTTCTACCAATTAATTGGAAATTTTTTAGAAAAGATTATAAGGACTATTTAACATATGAATAA
- the queC gene encoding 7-cyano-7-deazaguanine synthase QueC codes for MNKTIKKAVCILSGGMDSTLASYMAKNEGYEIIAVHFNYGQRTEKRELQAFRDICADLQIKEKYEIDIPFFTQIGASALTDSSIDVPTNGVEEGVPVTYVPFRNGIFLSIASAIAEKEEANALFIGVVEEDSSGYPDCTDEFISKMTNAINQGTKESTKIEIKTPLVHLMKNEIVEKSLELNVPLEHTWSCYKEESEACGVCDSCRLRLNGFKKANATDPIKYKE; via the coding sequence ATGAATAAAACTATTAAAAAAGCAGTTTGTATTCTAAGTGGAGGGATGGATTCTACTTTAGCTTCATATATGGCAAAAAATGAAGGATATGAGATAATTGCTGTTCACTTTAATTATGGTCAAAGAACAGAAAAAAGAGAGTTACAAGCTTTTAGAGATATTTGTGCTGACCTACAAATAAAAGAAAAATATGAAATTGATATACCTTTTTTTACTCAAATTGGAGCAAGTGCATTAACTGATTCATCAATTGATGTACCAACAAATGGTGTAGAAGAAGGTGTTCCAGTTACTTATGTTCCTTTTAGAAATGGTATCTTTCTTTCAATTGCAAGTGCAATTGCAGAAAAAGAAGAAGCAAATGCTTTATTTATTGGAGTTGTAGAAGAGGATAGTTCAGGTTATCCTGATTGTACTGATGAATTTATCTCTAAAATGACAAATGCCATAAATCAAGGAACAAAAGAGTCAACTAAGATAGAGATTAAAACTCCCCTTGTACATTTAATGAAAAATGAGATTGTTGAAAAATCTTTAGAATTAAATGTTCCTCTGGAGCATACTTGGTCTTGCTATAAAGAAGAGAGTGAAGCTTGTGGAGTTTGTGACTCATGTAGATTAAGATTAAATGGTTTCAAAAAAGCGAATGCTACAGATCCAATAAAGTATAAGGAATAA